The DNA region AGTGCAATCCCTGGGCACCCCCTTCTTCCTGCTCCAAATGGAATTAGCTCGTAGTCTTGTCCCTTGAAATCGATATCGCTATTCAAGAATCTCTCGGGTATAAATTCTTCGGGACTTTCCCATATTTCAGGATCCCTTGCGATAACATAAGTTATAGTTCCTGGTTGAATTTCATACCCTTCTAGTGTGGATTTTCTCATTGATTCTCTAGGTATTAGTAGTGGAGTAGGTGGATGTAATCTAAATGTCTCTTTTATCACAGCTTTGAGATACGACATATTTTGGATATCATCTTCATTCACAATGCCCTTGTTTCCAATTGATTTTCTGATTTCTTCTTGAACTTTCTTCATAACTTTTGGATTCTTTATCAAGGTTGTCATTGCCCATATTACTGTAGCTGCGCTAGTGTCTGATCCAGCAACTAACACATTCTGCACAAAAATTCATGGGGAAGAAGATAGAAATTGATAATTCATGAGAAATTCTCAAGGCAATAATGGACACATTTGTGCTACACATTGAAGCTGACAAACTCAATCCATCTTTTAGTAATCTGCCCACTAAATTTAAACGGGTTGTGTTTAATCCGTTTGTTGGCTTGATATGTTAAACTTTGGGTTAAAAAAGTCAAATAGTGTAACCAGATGTGTCATATCAAAGTCCAAACTCAAACATACAAAATCGAATTTGGAAATTGGGATTTatgaaattttaaaatattttaggTTTAAcattttaagaaaaataaattagCTTTCAAAAAGCAAAATACAAAAGGATGGGAGGCTGCGTCATGTTGGTCTTATTAAATGATGACTTGTCAGTTGATCTATCTTAATTCAACTCATCTTGACTCAAGCAAATTTTGAACGGGCTAAATCATAACCCATGTGGACTCATCCATGTTTGATCCAACCTGCCGTCACCTCCATACGCGTAAAAacgtacatatgtatatgtgcatataattatatgtgtatgtatatgtgtgtgcgGGGGCGTGTAGAAGCAGGTAGGTTCAAGACATGAGAAATTACCATGAGAACTCCTTTTATGTCCTCCAAAGTGAGATCAATCGGTGTTGATTGCTCTTTCCTCAATTGAAGCAAAACATCTAAAATATCTCCTTTCATGGATTTTGGCCTATTGGAACTTTGATGATGCTCAATTAGTTCTTCATAAAATTCATCCAAATCTTTGAAATTCTTCTCAAGTCTATTTGCCAATCCGGTAAGTTTATCGATCCAActtaaagaaggaaaaaaatcaGACACAAAAAAGCTAGCCAACATAGCTTCAGTTTCAGCGAAAAGATAATCAAATTTCTTCCTTTCATGTGCTTCTTCATCAAATCTAATGCCAAAAGCAACTCTACAAATAATTGTACTACTAAGTGACATCATTAAATTGCTCAAATTGGTGATTTGAGAATTAGCAGCATGTGGAGATATTTTCTTGATCATTCTTGAGACTTCATCTTCACGAATTGGACCAAATGATTGCACTTTCTTGAGATTAAATAGATGAAGAACACATATTTTTCTCATCTCCCTCCAATAATCATTGTAAGGTGCAAAGGCAATATCACGGCCCTTGTAAGACAATTTTTGCTGGCCAAGAATAGAAGGTCTACTACAGAATACTAAATCTTGTGTCTTGAGTACTTCTTTTGCTAATTTTGCAGAAGAAACGACAACTATTGGAGCAGAAGCAAGTTTCAATGAGAAGATTTTTCCATATTTCTTGGAAAGTTTCCAAAAATAGAGATGAGGGGCTAAAGTATCATATTGATGCAAATTTCCAATGAATGGAAGCCCAATAGGACCTGGTGGCAGATGATTTTTTCCACTGTTTTTGGCTTTAGGAAGAAGAATGATAAGAACAATAGGAATGGCCACAAGGAGTAGAAAGAACATCATTTTGTGGTCTAGTTGCCTCTTCACTTGATATGtcttatatctatatataaaatGGATCTTGGGTTAAGCCTTTCCGTTTTCCTTTTTTCGATTATTAGAGTGTTTATAAATCCTGTATATTGAGACTATCAGGTTATCAAAAATATAGTTACTATCATAATGAAAGGAACCATTTACTTGGGGAGTAAGATTGGCGATTTACTGCAACATGTTAAATTAAATTAATAGTGTAAAAAATTAATATGCTGTCAGTTTATATAAGTTAAATTCTTAATTAAATAAATACTAAAAAGAGGACTCTCTATTATAGGTCTTCACTCATGTGTGTAGTTTGCTACCATAATAACATATTATTGGGGGGCGATGAATCTTTTTGTTGATGTGTAGCATGAAGAAATGTTATACAGTGTCTAGGTCTTAGAAATATTTTATCTCCCCGATTGCAATAAGAAATCTCCAAAACAAATTAAGTCATGAAAGTGACAGAGAAAAAGCATAGGACCAAAATTTGAAGCTTGAAAATGACCTTTGTCCTCTAGCAATCCATATTTGCACGTTTTCAAGATAAATATCTTATATAGCATTAGCCAAAGCCTATATAGATGGGGTGTGAATAATATCTTGTATGGATAATAGCACATTTGGTTCACGATAATTTATAACTTCTAATTGTACACCAAAAGAGGTTTTTAATTAGCGGAAATACATTTTATCTATTAGCGTGCAATAAAATATTTGCCGGCAGAAATATTTATCCGCACTTGATCAAATGTCATTGCAATCCGAGGTGGCTAATTAGCGGCATTATTTAAGTCGAGTGCTCGTAAAGACTTATATATTTTTGTAGCTAAAAATAATTACTTTTAGCGGCGATTACTATTGTCATTAAAGTTGCCTCAGAAATATGATACGATCAAACATATTTTGCGATTTTTGTTATTGCAGCCAAAGATGCAATAATTGTCGGTAAAAGAGACATGTTTAGCAGCAACTACTATGACGGCTAAAACTGATGATGAATTTACCTTAAACTACATATTTAACCAATTACTCTTTTACAACATCAAAAATGAAAATCACAAGAGAAAGCAGTTCAAAGATAGTAATAGAAGAATTGCCGAACTCAAAACTACGTCATTCACTTAGAACAAGAACAGTCAAACTCAATATGTTATAATTTTGATACTTGTGATATATGGTTAAATATATTTCACTTTCAATTAATTGATAAGTGTGTTTTTATTCCTTTTATATGGAAATGTAACATTGAGATTATTTTTAGAACTATATATTTCCTTCAAAATATGAAGGAAAACTACAAACTTAATATAATACATAGTAACTAAATAATGTATGATATATAATTCATTAAATTTGTAAAAGTTCAAAAGATATTTTAGATCATAAGTTTGATTCCCATATATTTTAACATCATTTTGAATCATTTTTCTCAAAGGGTAAAGTCATAGATAGCCTGCTAAACTTTGCCACATTTTTTGCTGGGTACCTAAACTGAGGATTATACCTATTGGGTACCTAAACCAGTCCAAATTTGATCCCATTAGATACCTTTTGCCTACGTGACGCAACAATTGAGTCCACTTTTTGTTGGGCGCGTGAACAGCCTTttttttcttgattaaaattttatctcttttaaataaaatttgatagataaataaataaaaattaaccCACCTGCCCCCACCACGCCCCCCGCGCGTCTGTCCCCtgaccccaccccaccccttcGCTTTCACCCAAAATGTTCTGTACgcgttctcttcttcttcttgttcttccttttttttttttttctcttcttcttctcctcaaCTGTacgtcctcttcttcttctcctccactGTACGTcctcttcttcttgttcttcctttttttttctcttcttcttctccacTGTAcgttctcctcttcttcttcttccttttttatttttttctctccttctTCTTCATTATAACACTTCATTTCTTtaaattatttatataaaattaatttatgAATTGGATGTTATTTCTTATCACCATTTTCTTTGTCCTTTTTAGATCTGAAAAGTAGCATTACCATCTTATTCACCGGAAAAAATGAGAATTTACCATTACTATGATTCTTTTTTTAACTCACCTTTCATTGGTTAACTTATATTTAGCAAGAACTTTAAAGGTTGGTGGGTCTTATAAAGACATTGATAGACCTaaataagagaagaaaagggaaatAAATTATTGGTGGGGTGGGGGGACGGCGGTTGGGGGTGGTGGTGCGGCGGCCAGTGGGGGAGCGGCAGCCAGTGGTGGTGCGGCGGccagttgggggggggggggggcaaggaGATGAAATTTTGGGGgggttataatttattttttaattattatgatgGACCTCACCGCTACATGTCACGTTTTTATTTGACAAAGTTGCCACGGAGAGTGTAATACACTCTCTTAATTTTGCTGATTATTATGAAAAAGGTATCCAATAAGATCGAGTTTGGACTGGTTTAAGTacccaataggtacaaccctCGATTTAGGTACCCCAGAAAAAAATGTGACAAAGTTTAGATTATCCGTGACTTTTGCCTTTCTCAAATCATGCCTCCGGTCCTTCCTAGTGAGTTTTTTCCAAATGTGAAAGAGGTGTCATTTCCTTATATTCCAAAGGTAAAGCTGGAACTTTAACTTTTATAAATTAGTAATCAAATAAAAGTGTTCAAAGTTTTGAAGCTCATTCCGACATTCATTTCAATTCGTCCAAATTATTTCTGCAGAAAACTAAACTTAGGTATATTTTCTAAACATATTCATGAAAACGATATATATTTCATAGAATTTAGCTACTTCATTGCCAAATCAAGGGATAAGTTTAATATCTTTTTACTAGAATAAGCCTTAAGGAGCCAAAAGTAAATGGAAATTGTTCAAACGTATCTAACGTTTGTGATTTGTCTTGTATATACCATCCGTTTACCTTTTGTCTCACAGGAGCTTCCATCATTATCTTTCATCTCAAATATGCCCCTTCACTAATGATTTTTTGCGgaaaaaattattaaattaaattGACACGGTCAAAGCCGCACATGTGTATATCTCTAGATCTATTTGGGCCTTTTTCAATTGTTCAATGGAATTTGGACATTTTCAGTATTTTAAATTTATGCTTCAAATTATTGCAGAGGCTAGAGATTATAAATAGACCAATTCGACAGTCAGTCATAAATTTAGCATTTTGTTTGTCTGCATGGCTCCATCGTGGCAAATATTAGACCCAAAGGAACAATCCCTAGGAGCAAATATGACATGAATTTAACGGTGCAAAAAATGAAAAGCAAATATAAAATAGGAAAAGCATCATTTCATATTTGCTCTTAATATTATATTATCGGTCCATATGCTTTTAATGTTATAAAAGTGATTCAAATTTGTCATTTGTCTGTTAACCTTCATACATGTTAACTAAAATGGCGTGCCAACTCACCAAATCAACCATTCTTCTTCCAAACTACCCAGAATCATCAACACTTTCATCATATATACTACTAGTGAATTTGTCCGCGCCTCGCGTGGTCTCGAAAAAACCAATAAATTCacaaaagaaaattaaattaGTATAGACAACAAAATTTCCACACCtatacatataaaattaattCTATAAATTGATTAAACAACTTAAATACTTTTTCAATTAGCTTTAATACACATGTTAGTAGTTTACATAAACACAACAGAAACAAAACAAAATCGGATTATAAAAGATTTAAAATAAGTGACTAAGACCAAAATTTAAGATGATATTGTTCGTCAAGATCTAATTTCAAAATTGGTTATCTATGTATGATCTTTTGAAATCACGTGTATGTTTGCAATTTGATCTTAAAACAGTTTTAAAACCTTTATGTTTTTTTATTAGAGTACTTCCTAAAAAGgcattatattaaaaaaatttaaCACTTTCATATGGTTTTAGTTATTTGAAATTAATAAGTTTGACTTAAAATTCAGAAGCAAACACTATTTCGAAAATATATAGTTTCACATTTTTTAACAACGGTCATATTTGTTGTTAAATTATCACTTTAAAATGTCTTTGTTAATGCTATGTTGAAGTCAAAGAACTTCGTGAGGTATAAGTTTGTGCACATTGGATTCTATGCAGTATATTTGATATTTTGGAGTATCTTATTTCTTCCTAAATTTCACTTCTATTACGTGAGAAAAACTAAAACAAAGGGAATCAATATAATGGTCGATAAGAAAGGTTGCATAGACAGGAGAAAGGACCCTACCTTAAAATATATTCACTCCTCTAGTGATAGCACATCAACCTGGACATTACATAAATCTTAAATGTTAAAAAGACCAAAAATGCAATCACACAGGCGAATAAAATACATTTAGAGTTATCATAGCTGCAACTTTAAATTACATAGAGGCATCATCATAGAAAAAAGAGTAAATATTCAATTTTCAGTGTACCCCGTCTAGAACTTtccttcataaaaaaaaaatatgtttcaAGAAAAAATGTTAGCCGTTAATAATATGAAAACTAGATAACCTCATAGATTTTTGGCTTCATAAAATCTCCATAAATGTCATCAAAATAGGTTGTCCTTCCCATCTGCAAAAAATACATTTTTAGTCCTTTTCTCGGCTTTTCTTTCTTTTAACCAAAAATAATAGTACATATATATGGCATAACTTAAACAATTACGTAAGAAATAAAACTTATTGGACATGTTCTGGAATTATGATGTTCAATTACTTTCGTTACTTTCTGACTACACCATTCATATTCATGAATCTGTGAAGATCATCATCGCCATATACCACGCTGAAGAGGAATACATCTATCCTAAATATCTCTTCATTGCAATCTCTTGTGATAGGTCATCAGCTGTTACAGACACAGGGTCGATTCCCAAATCAAATTGTAGTAATCTAGCCATCATCCATAAAATTGTAACTGAAGAAGACGTTCAGTCATTTCTTCCAAACAAAGGAAAAGAATATTTAACAGAAGAAGTAATTAAGCGGaaatgagagaaaaaaaaaaagataatttacATTGCCGGTCTCAATGAAAAAATGCCGCAAAAAGTGGACATGTAAAAAAAGATAATTTACATATCCACTTCAAAAATGTCACTAACTTCTTCAGGCTCGCCCATAGAAAGCACAAGAGTTGCGTTCGCAAACCTGGCTTAAGTATGCGCAACGAAGACTGAGGCCCTTCCCACAAAGTCAAAATATTTGTGGAGTTTCGCCTTTATTCACGTGAGCAAGAATGTCAACTTACTCCTTCTATGACTGGTCATTATCTGTGTTTACTTCGAATCCTTAACAATTCTTAAGTGCCTTCTTTAACAATTTTTGACTGCctccaaaacacttcattttccttctttattagtacaacaacaaccaatagaAGAGAGGGAGACTGGGAAGAATTTAAGTTGAACAGTTTCTAAATTATAAATGCACCTGACATTTATTTTTGGGATGTCTAAATGCAGTTATTTTGCTGTGACTATCCATGAACAAAAGCATTAGTTTAGTAACTGAATAATTGCATTACAATGAAGAAATAAACCAAAAAAAtgccaaaaaaggagaaaaaaagataaatgtcaacgGAGGTCATAGAGAAATGCCACATAGGATTgtttatgcctaactttatattacaTATAAATTACCGCCACATAAACCATCCATCTTAATCATTGTTAAGATATATCTAATAAATTCAAGTGTTCTCCTGTTTGACTCGATAATTGAGTAGTTTAATCTAGAGGAAAATAACATAATTATCTAAACTCTAAAGATAAACAACCTATTGATGATTCTGCACTCATCTTATTTGACTTTAATTCTTTAAATtcctaaaactttttttttttttttttttgataactaaCATTTTGTATTAATCATCTAAATGAACATTACAAAACAAGCTAACTACCACAGCTAGCTTCAGTTTATGTCCGTCAAAAACAAGACATATCCTCAGGTACCACATCATTGTACTATCCTAGCTATCTCAACAAGTAATATCTATTATTTACATAAGCCAAGACTGCTGTAATGCTCGAACACCAACTGCAACTCTCACATTGCAAGAGAAGGCAATAGATCTGGCAATTCTCTGCCCACTGATTATGTCATCTGCTTAGAAATTCTTGAGTTTCTATCCTTCCATATTGTTAAAATTTACTTTTCTTCTACTTTATGATTTAATTTActaaaatttacttggcataacttACAATATTACCTATTTATGGAATATAACTAAACtttacaataattatatttagtagctaaaatataacatatttacttcctatagctatcacttttttaccattcatctgataacttcccacacccttaaatttaagccaaaaaaacgtccctctctcctatccccctaaatacacgccattatgcccaatatctcttaatttcttccaatttcaaatcagttttgCAATAGTTCATCTTCcttgtttatctctaattaactactcattaatttcactcataatttAAATCTAATTcacaaaaaaggtaagattctatactgATCTTTACGTTTCACCATGTATTTAACCTAtatatttatgttgtatttttagTATATTTAGTTCGTTTGTAttttttagttcagttattaCAGATCTGTGACTTAACCAGATCCATAATTTat from Lycium barbarum isolate Lr01 chromosome 10, ASM1917538v2, whole genome shotgun sequence includes:
- the LOC132615722 gene encoding 6,7,8-trihydroxycoumarin synthase-like; translated protein: MMFFLLLVAIPIVLIILLPKAKNSGKNHLPPGPIGLPFIGNLHQYDTLAPHLYFWKLSKKYGKIFSLKLASAPIVVVSSAKLAKEVLKTQDLVFCSRPSILGQQKLSYKGRDIAFAPYNDYWREMRKICVLHLFNLKKVQSFGPIREDEVSRMIKKISPHAANSQITNLSNLMMSLSSTIICRVAFGIRFDEEAHERKKFDYLFAETEAMLASFFVSDFFPSLSWIDKLTGLANRLEKNFKDLDEFYEELIEHHQSSNRPKSMKGDILDVLLQLRKEQSTPIDLTLEDIKGVLMNVLVAGSDTSAATVIWAMTTLIKNPKVMKKVQEEIRKSIGNKGIVNEDDIQNMSYLKAVIKETFRLHPPTPLLIPRESMRKSTLEGYEIQPGTITYVIARDPEIWESPEEFIPERFLNSDIDFKGQDYELIPFGAGRRGCPGIALGVASVELALSNLLYAFDWELPCGLKKEDIDTYSRPGISMHKKNDLCLIPINHF